The Culex pipiens pallens isolate TS chromosome 2, TS_CPP_V2, whole genome shotgun sequence DNA window AACACCCCGGTTTGATGGCCAAAAGTCACCGTTGAAGCTTCGTTTTGTTTGTCCACATCGTTTCGTCCGCGGCCAAAGATCCCACAAGGAAACACGTTCTGACCATAACTGGCAGATCAACTTTGAGTCAAGTCTGTACGTACAAGCTCATACGAACGCAATGGGAAGCTTTCGTCATCGCTGAATACGTCGCCACAGGTCATAGTTTTGCTTCGAAATACCCATTTTACTGCTACGCTGCTTCGAGTGCCGTAAAAATGAGCTTATAATTGAACAGTCTAACGTACTATCAGTTCCTAGAACTAGGATACTAACCCCTCGGCACTGCACATCGACACCAGCGCCAAACATATCACAGCCGATGTGGCCATCCGCAGATGGGCCACGTCCAGATGTCCCATTCTGGACAGGGGATAATCCGATTTAATCACGTAGCTTTTCCTTAcacctttttttaatattccacCAGTTATTGCGGGTAATCCCCAACTACCACTTTTCCCCGCACGGTATATTATATTAGCACAAACGTGATCACTTGCTATTCAAATCACACTAACTAGCTAATGACTACGGCAAGGTCCCTCGAATTCCAACTCTGACCGATCCACGCGCGGCGGCTGTCTCACACGAACTGATCGCCGAACGCACAGAtcacttaattttattattcCTATATGAGGCGTTCGGTTTAGCCCGAGGAGTCCGCTCGGTATTGGTGGAGTCGAGTGGACTTCCAATGACCAGGGTGTCAATCTGATTTTTGTTAGGACTTTTGGATTATCTACACTTCAGGGCAGCATCACACTTGAAAACGAGATTTACTTCATATAACGCAGCTTCAGTAACCAACTGGTTACTCCCGGCAACCTCAAATAGCTTAAATCGAATAACAAATCCCAACCTGTCCATATGGTCATCCCTAGTTCCATCTGTTGACGAATCGCTGATCACTACTACCAACAGGTTACCGGCTTACGTCCCTTAATCTgcgaaaagaaaacaaacacgATTTCGAGAACGGATCACATCATCCTCAAATCTTTACAAATTTCCAAATAACATTTGCACCCTTCAGCACCCAAAACCCCCCAAAAACAACGCAAGGTCACTCCAGAACGAATCTCAAGTGATCTTTGGCGTTGAAGGAGATAGCGGTGCCACCAAGGGGATCTTCTGGAAAGACAACAGAAGCAGTAGTTTGccggtaataaaaaaaacaacaacctgCGATCGCGAAAAAAACGGTCAGACAACAAACTGGTATTTCCCGCTGTAGGGAGCCATTCTGGAGAACATTTGTGCGTCGTAAAACGACGAGATGGATCAGTTCGTATAGAATCTTGGCTCAAATGCATCGATGGTTTTGGGATGTTGCTTCAAGTTTTGGCTTCAGCAAAGTCCCCTCTTGTAGGACTTGCCATGTttcatatttatgtattttactCCGGTAATTGGGCCTGCTAAACAGTGTTCACTTTTCGTACGGTCCTAGGAATCATTTTGCCATAACTTactttttagtaacattttaaaacttacaggttttatcatggttctgaaaaccctcatacgacctaaataggcttttatggcctacttaaaacctaaaatgtttaTAGGGTAAAAGGGTTAAATCGGTTAAATTCGGAGTTTTActttataaaagaaaaaataagttcTCTTCACTGAAATTATCtgtgtttaaataaaaaagaaaaaaaaaacaaaaacatccaaaataataaagattaaaaaaaagctttccagGTTTCATGAATGCATAATCACAGAAGTcacagaaatttataaaaacaatatttttgtaaaagcaAAAGAACATGAAtaactgcaaaaaaataaataaaataaatcaagcaAATTATTAAGAACTACCATCATCGGGTGAATCGGGACAGATGGTGGAATTGGGACAGCCATGTTatagcacaatattttgattgattggtttcagatagaacagacacaaaacaacaaaatcagtacatcgatttccaaatttaaagcattcaagtgttctaaaaactgctgtccctattcagactgtagtcccggttCAAAATTTGCTCGGTTGGAAGTGATCCATTGGAATGAAAAGCTGCCTCTTAAACAAAAGCTGCGAATTTTTGGATTGGCACACAAAGGTTACTGGCTGTTGCATTTGATAAGTGATTTAAGTCATAACTTTTCGTTTCGTTCTTGCATCATTGCTATTTTTCAATTGTTATGGCTTCATCTTTTACACTATCTTTGAAACCCATTGGTGTATATTCCACAATAaacaactatattttttttctcaaaactattAACATTAACAAAACTTAACTTCAATATTTGAAGAATAAACTTAATCATCGCTTAATCTTTAATGTTCCTTCTTTTCAACAATGtaacaaaccaaaccaaaacaaatccaaGTTCAATAAACTGAACGAGACATTCTAcagccaaattttcaactttattatGTTCACGAGCTGAGCTGCAAATCTCCGCCAGATGACCTATGCACCAGCATTTCATACCTCTACTAATGCAGCCGGCCGGTATCTGCTCCTACCTTGCCCGATAAGGATTCCCTTTAAAAGACCCGTCCTGTGGTGGCCATCCTCACAGTTTGTTCGGAGCAGACGGTGCATTTTTGTGGCAAGTCCGGAGGAAGCAGATCCAGAAGTGTGCAGTGTGTGAACCAAGTGTAATGAAAGTGTGGCTAGCCTGTAAGTGCGATTTTCGGTGGAAAGACGGATGTTCTGAGGATCTAAAGGgagtttatgaattttatttttgtgtgcAGTCTTTGCCCTCGTGGCAGTGGCCTACGCCGTACCGACGAAGAGTTTCTTCTACggaactggcaccgacgagtatGTGTATCATTATGAGCTGGACGTTAGGACCGGTGTCTTGGAAACTGACCAAGGATCTCAGTACGAAGTGAAAGCCGACGTGCATGTAAGACCAGGTAAGTAGCAGATTTAGTTCAATAGCTTCTTCAGGAGTTAACAGCACAATGTCTTCCGGAAAGATCCTTCTGGCAATGGAACCTTTGTCTATCTGGTTGATCCGACGGTTTACGTGTATACCGGACCACTGTTCATGACCGGCGAGATGCACGGTAAGAAGCCAGTTGAGAAGAGCTTTGTTCCGATTGTGAAAGAAGCCGAGGTCTTCAAACTGCCATTCTACGTGACGTACGACAAGTATGGATTTGTACAGGAAGTATTCACCGTTCCGGAGGACGTCCAGTGGAGTGTGAACATCAAGAAGGGCATTGCTTCCGTTCTGCAACTTCCGGTCGACAAAGTGCCGGTTCAAAAGTACGTCAAACCAGTCGTGTTCCACGTTGTTGAAGAAAGTATCTACGGAAAGGTCAATGTAACGTACGACGTAGAAACCGTAAAGGAAAGCATCGTCGTAACAAAGTCTCCAGATTTCACCACCTTCGAGCACATGCCATACGATGTGTACAGCAATGTGGAGGTCGAAAAAGTTTACAACGACTACAAAGTGTGGAATGTAACGTATCCTGAGATTAAGTACGTTGTGGTCAACGACAAGGACGGAGTAAAGGTACATGAAGTCTACACCGAGAATGTAAAGACTGTTCAACCGTCCATCTCGGAAGGTCAAATGCAATACGTTGCGACCAAGCAGTCCTTTGTCTTTGCTAAGGAAGTTACTCCGACGACCCCGATGGAGTTCACGAAGTTTGTCgtaagtttaaaaaagcaaatcatttatttttttaaaatctaacaTGATTTCCTGTAGGTTTACAACCCAGTGGAATACACTCCTTCCAAAACTACGTTTACGACCTATTTCCCGTGCCTATCGGTTGTCCCTCATGTTGTTGATATGAGTGTGACTGGTCCGAAAGTTCAAGCCATGCTTTACGAAGCCGTTGAATATTTGCACGTAAGTTTAAAGATCACTTGCTGATAGGTTGCaatattaaacatgtttttacttCCAGGAAAACCCAATCACCAACGTTGAAACCGATACCAAGCATGGACTGACCATCACCCGCATCGTCGAAGTCTTCAAGCCGTTTacctttgaaaactttgaaaacttctACACTCTCATCACCAAGACTACCACTCCGAAGGACGTCACGGCTGTAGATGTGTTTTACAAGGTTCTACCCCTGGTCGGTACTAAGAACTCTGTCGTGTTCATCAAAAACCTTGTGAAGAGTCACAAAGTGAAGGACTTTGTCAGCACTACGATGCTTTTCTCGATGGGTCTTAACGTCCGCGTCCCGACTGTCGAGCTGCTGAAGGAAGTCGAAGAGTTTTATCACTTTGAAGATGAAGTCAAACCAGAGGTTGCTCACGCCGCCATCTTGACATTCGGTACTCTCGTGTACAAGACGTTCAAACATGATACTCATTCACCGGTGCTCCAGCAGTACGTCAAGGTGTACTATAAGAAGCTCAAAGAAGCCAAGACGTTCGAAGACCAGCTGGTTTGGCTTCATGGCTTGAAGAACATCGAAGTCGGTACCGTGTATGAGCTGATTGTTCCAATCGTTAAGGGGGAGCAGGTGCTCGACCTGCACTACGATCGTCATCTCCGTGTACATGCCGTTTACTCCTTGGAAAAGATCCTACACTACGACTACGATACGCTGTTTGAGACGGTGTACCCCGTATTTGTTGAAGAGACCCTTGCTACTGAGCTTAGAGTAGCAGCCCTAAAGGTTCTACTTTCCACAGAGGAGGTTAAATACTTTGCCAAGATTGCTAACTACATCAAAACTGAGAAGAACCCCCAGGTTTACTCGTTCTTCGTGACTACGGTGCAACACATGGCAGAATCTTGCATACATGAAGAAACCGACTACTGGCAATTTGTTAAACAAACCGAAAAGTTCTTCAAGCACGTTGACACGACTGTTGAGACTCAAGCTTTCTACTATGATTATGTTGATAAGAAGCACTTCTTTGGAGCCTCCGTGTACGGAAACCTGATTGCCGATAACAAACACAACAAGGTCACTCAATTCTACATCAACTTTAGTCCATATGTAATGGATCGTACGGTTGATCTGTACTCTGTGTTCGTCAAATTCGAAGGAGTTGAAAATCCGTTGACCATGCTGTGGCCCAAACTGTTTAACGTCgagccaaaaaccatcaaagaGCCAATCATCAAGCATCACGAGAAGGAACCAGTTCACGTTGAATTCACTCTCATGGCAAACGGAAAGGTCGTGTACACGAAGTACTTCGACGAAGAGACTATCAAGCAGTTCTACAGCTATACCTACCTGACCATCCTTACCACGATGAAATATCAATTCACGACTGTTTTAAATCTGGCCGACGTTGAGGTGTTTTCGCCCACCCTTGATGGAGTTCAGACCAAGGTTGATTTCGAGCTTCCCCTGGTGTCCCAATTCAAATATGATGTTGTTGTGCCAACCACCAAGAGTGCTCATGAGGTCACCTTCTCAGTACATAGCTACTTCCGTCTGTGGATGCA harbors:
- the LOC120427964 gene encoding uncharacterized protein LOC120427964 gives rise to the protein MKVWLAFFALVAVAYAVPTKSFFYGTGTDEYVYHYELDVRTGVLETDQGSQYEVKADVHVRPDPSGNGTFVYLVDPTVYVYTGPLFMTGEMHGKKPVEKSFVPIVKEAEVFKLPFYVTYDKYGFVQEVFTVPEDVQWSVNIKKGIASVLQLPVDKVPVQKYVKPVVFHVVEESIYGKVNVTYDVETVKESIVVTKSPDFTTFEHMPYDVYSNVEVEKVYNDYKVWNVTYPEIKYVVVNDKDGVKVHEVYTENVKTVQPSISEGQMQYVATKQSFVFAKEVTPTTPMEFTKFVVYNPVEYTPSKTTFTTYFPCLSVVPHVVDMSVTGPKVQAMLYEAVEYLHENPITNVETDTKHGLTITRIVEVFKPFTFENFENFYTLITKTTTPKDVTAVDVFYKVLPLVGTKNSVVFIKNLVKSHKVKDFVSTTMLFSMGLNVRVPTVELLKEVEEFYHFEDEVKPEVAHAAILTFGTLVYKTFKHDTHSPVLQQYVKVYYKKLKEAKTFEDQLVWLHGLKNIEVGTVYELIVPIVKGEQVLDLHYDRHLRVHAVYSLEKILHYDYDTLFETVYPVFVEETLATELRVAALKVLLSTEEVKYFAKIANYIKTEKNPQVYSFFVTTVQHMAESCIHEETDYWQFVKQTEKFFKHVDTTVETQAFYYDYVDKKHFFGASVYGNLIADNKHNKVTQFYINFSPYVMDRTVDLYSVFVKFEGVENPLTMLWPKLFNVEPKTIKEPIIKHHEKEPVHVEFTLMANGKVVYTKYFDEETIKQFYSYTYLTILTTMKYQFTTVLNLADVEVFSPTLDGVQTKVDFELPLVSQFKYDVVVPTTKSAHEVTFSVHSYFRLWMHGFYGISVYNPFALTWQGSRRVQAFDFSVPFNFDVVFNFQQNSFKIVWTKSTNEVQNVVGFKTHVKTQVYARPDTEVDYLKSTCPACQQFLTTIVSPVHKKKDVVLFEEHSKYTGLHFYLSVYDVEVMPHVKYFKSLSDVFVSDAFYELSEYSFFKFAMTYYTWFYTHFFPPQYSTYGVVGYINPCKVYPFDKAEITFKVNTEVVPHEMWTTPNYYQYVKMSAVFKNDHDVELNHWDVNVHFTHEFGTYFKKFNVQVTRQTPGEKNLNVCLDYVKDVETDKVEGKMTYYHGYSYDHKCVKDDMVVSVGWTGTYSDTQKNYTKSPVYSYKECVKHYVNDYTPIPVTYDCAEAYTTVRKYVYNVDYQHVLPVYMDVFKPVWFWMQQIFPVYYDVDAHHHVPTGGFVVDVEYSLWWVEHPTVDVVVTSPEESFVFEHVPYYNWFWWFQPDSVVFTKYFDFMKTIGYTTECVVNPMFNYSGYHYDVSKTPVYSEWTLYAADHPSTYTWAIYVQKIEKNFVALKFVLNDHVVVLQPVVDKATEYTGVTKYTFTVDSYIMEVMKDGVVPGVYPFKYFQVDNTVVFVVPNVSLYVAYDGHQVVVETVKSDTTQYYGQCYV